One Micromonospora sp. FIMYZ51 genomic window carries:
- a CDS encoding serpin family protein, which yields MVSRRSILRSVPLAAAALTATPVHSRSATSTDPVRVPPDPAALSAGAAAIRGFSADLYRELASTRPGGNVVCAPYSVNLALAMARAGAGSTTAAEMDAVLHAPQPRPGALDSGLNTVQQALAERYQNGDGVARPLLTTANALWTRLDLGLRPGFQNTLTGYYGAAPHPVDFRGAPEAARQEINTWVSDRTNAKIPELLPAGLPAPDTNLILTNTTYLKAAWLYPFRATATATEPFTRDDGSVVDVQMMRGPFDGMGYLVGDGWRAVDVPFAGHGLNMAIVMPTQGDLAAVEANLDVTWLGALLTGFQNALVELRLPKWTFRLPAELGAVLSSLGMPTAFSSQADFTGMSTDSALRIDDVLHETFIAVDEKGTEAAAASAIIIRPPSIPQGPQFFVNRPFLYVIHDRFTGVPLFLGRVHDPLVTRTA from the coding sequence ATGGTCTCGCGTCGATCTATATTGCGGTCGGTGCCGCTCGCGGCCGCCGCACTCACCGCCACCCCAGTCCACTCCCGTTCCGCCACCTCGACGGATCCGGTACGCGTACCCCCCGACCCGGCCGCGTTGTCCGCCGGCGCGGCTGCGATCCGCGGCTTCTCGGCCGACCTCTACCGTGAGCTGGCGTCGACCCGTCCCGGCGGCAACGTGGTGTGCGCGCCGTACTCGGTGAATCTTGCGCTCGCGATGGCCAGGGCGGGCGCCGGCTCGACCACGGCGGCCGAGATGGACGCCGTGCTCCACGCGCCGCAGCCGCGACCCGGCGCGCTCGACAGTGGGCTCAACACCGTCCAACAGGCGCTCGCCGAGCGGTACCAGAACGGCGACGGAGTCGCGCGGCCCCTGCTGACCACCGCCAACGCCCTGTGGACCCGGCTCGACCTGGGCCTGCGACCCGGCTTTCAGAACACCCTGACCGGCTACTACGGTGCCGCGCCGCACCCGGTCGACTTCCGCGGCGCGCCGGAGGCGGCCCGCCAGGAGATCAACACCTGGGTCTCCGATCGGACCAACGCGAAGATCCCGGAGCTGTTGCCCGCCGGTCTCCCGGCCCCCGACACCAATTTGATTCTCACCAACACGACCTACCTCAAGGCGGCCTGGCTGTACCCGTTCCGGGCGACGGCCACGGCGACGGAGCCGTTCACCCGGGACGACGGCAGCGTCGTCGACGTGCAGATGATGCGGGGGCCGTTCGACGGGATGGGCTACCTGGTGGGCGACGGGTGGCGTGCGGTCGACGTGCCGTTCGCCGGCCACGGGCTGAACATGGCCATCGTCATGCCGACCCAGGGCGACCTGGCCGCGGTCGAGGCAAACCTCGACGTGACGTGGCTTGGCGCGTTGCTGACCGGGTTCCAGAATGCCCTCGTCGAACTGCGCCTGCCCAAGTGGACGTTCCGCCTGCCGGCCGAGTTGGGCGCCGTGCTGAGCAGCCTCGGCATGCCCACGGCGTTCAGCTCGCAGGCCGACTTCACCGGCATGAGCACCGATTCGGCGCTGCGCATCGACGACGTGCTGCACGAGACGTTCATCGCGGTGGACGAGAAGGGCACCGAGGCGGCCGCCGCGTCGGCCATCATCATCCGGCCGCCGTCGATCCCGCAGGGGCCGCAGTTCTTCGTGAACCGGCCGTTCCTGTACGTCATCCACGACCGGTTCACCGGGGTACCGCTGTTCCTCGGCCGGGTCCACGACCCGCTGGTCACCAGAACGGCCTGA
- a CDS encoding PadR family transcriptional regulator, with protein sequence MAHVILGLLLIAPQSLYDLIKSFEAGVGLFYSASSGSIKRALDTLLDKGRIEVASTEPGGRGKKVYRVTEAGRQEFHRWMTGELSGADLEAVALPRLFFLGLLDPEERLPVLRRIQQRAATDLAELTALKSRLDAVEVPAEFRDVAAYQLVTLDYGIASGRHALTWLNDLVDRGGPQTR encoded by the coding sequence GTGGCACACGTGATCCTGGGCCTGCTGCTCATCGCCCCGCAGAGCCTGTACGACCTGATCAAGAGCTTCGAAGCGGGCGTCGGGCTCTTCTACAGCGCCAGCTCGGGCAGCATCAAACGGGCCCTCGACACGCTGCTCGACAAGGGGCGGATCGAGGTCGCCAGCACCGAACCGGGCGGGCGCGGCAAGAAGGTCTACCGCGTCACCGAGGCGGGTCGGCAGGAGTTCCACCGCTGGATGACTGGCGAACTCAGCGGGGCCGACCTGGAGGCGGTGGCGCTGCCCCGACTGTTCTTCCTGGGCCTGCTCGACCCCGAGGAACGGCTACCCGTACTGCGCCGGATCCAGCAGCGGGCCGCAACCGACCTCGCCGAACTCACCGCCCTGAAGAGTCGTCTCGACGCCGTCGAGGTGCCGGCGGAGTTCCGCGACGTGGCGGCGTACCAGCTGGTGACCCTGGACTACGGGATCGCCTCGGGCCGGCACGCCCTCACCTGGCTCAACGACCTCGTCGATCGCGGTGGACCGCAGACCCGGTAA
- a CDS encoding serine hydrolase domain-containing protein has protein sequence MRRTLTAPGNRVTGEVDAGLTRLVQRLSSRSGLHHVSLAVSSADGQQHWAGGSGPEGAAEPEVRPEAPFFIASITKRFIITLVLQAHERGELDLDAPICTYLPAEVTAGLHVRRGVDRTPQITVRHLASHTSGLPDFFERRRGGPSLYRQLRAGQDMSWTFEDVLDITREQQRPHFDPQDLTAATQRARYSDTGFQLLIRILESVTSSTFPDLLTERITGPLDLTHTWHPAAPAHRAGGAEPAEPDLPAPLPLYIRRRRVTVDKVIASCNDLFSTTGDLLAFERALLAGEPFADPNTRHLLTERRNRLRNAPVLRYGLGTMFFKVNRLMSPLPKPVTLVGHSGSTGTWLFTCPELDLHLAGTVDQTEARGLPFRIMATCLRIWGS, from the coding sequence ATGCGGCGTACGCTCACGGCCCCCGGCAATCGGGTGACCGGCGAGGTCGACGCCGGCCTGACCAGACTCGTGCAGAGGTTGAGTTCCCGATCCGGTCTGCACCACGTCAGCCTCGCCGTGTCCAGCGCCGACGGACAGCAGCACTGGGCGGGCGGATCCGGGCCGGAAGGCGCCGCCGAGCCGGAGGTACGCCCGGAGGCACCCTTCTTCATCGCCTCGATCACGAAGCGGTTCATCATCACGCTCGTCCTTCAGGCCCACGAGCGCGGCGAACTCGACCTGGACGCGCCGATCTGCACCTACCTGCCCGCAGAGGTGACCGCCGGACTGCACGTGCGGCGCGGAGTGGACCGGACGCCGCAGATCACCGTGCGCCACCTGGCCAGCCACACCTCGGGGCTACCGGACTTCTTCGAACGCCGCCGCGGCGGACCCAGCCTGTACCGGCAACTGCGCGCCGGGCAGGACATGTCCTGGACCTTCGAGGACGTCCTCGACATCACCCGCGAGCAGCAGCGCCCCCACTTCGACCCGCAGGACCTCACCGCCGCGACGCAGCGGGCGCGCTACTCCGACACCGGCTTCCAACTGCTGATCCGGATCCTGGAGAGCGTCACCTCCAGCACGTTCCCCGACCTGCTCACCGAACGAATCACCGGCCCCCTCGACCTCACCCACACCTGGCACCCCGCCGCACCGGCGCACCGCGCCGGAGGAGCCGAGCCCGCCGAACCGGACCTGCCCGCGCCCCTGCCCCTTTACATCAGGCGGCGGCGGGTGACGGTGGACAAGGTCATCGCCTCGTGCAACGACCTGTTCAGCACCACTGGGGATCTGCTCGCCTTCGAGCGGGCGCTGCTGGCCGGTGAACCCTTCGCCGACCCGAACACCCGGCACCTGCTGACCGAGCGCCGCAACCGGCTACGCAACGCCCCGGTGCTCCGTTACGGGCTGGGCACCATGTTCTTCAAGGTCAACCGGCTGATGTCGCCGCTGCCCAAGCCGGTGACCCTGGTCGGGCACTCGGGATCCACCGGCACCTGGCTGTTCACCTGCCCGGAACTCGATCTGCACCTGGCCGGCACCGTCGACCAGACCGAGGCCCGCGGCCTGCCATTCCGCATCATGGCCACCTGCCTGCGCATCTGGGGCAGCTGA
- a CDS encoding UvrD-helicase domain-containing protein, translated as MKTGAMLRMLDRADKEVMKLTRADIGAVYEFMHKFRHNPDNPGLKLKSLNGDSRLMSARISRDYRALLLHIAARDYLLVAVKHRSEVYDDLSRYAYRINRVTGGIEVVDLAPVGDSIVGRVVSPDSSVALPAVADPSVALPAVADPSVVEPSVVEPQPASKPLFDRYTDVQLLELGVAEPLLPQIRALTTEAELLELLDRAPQLTTDVLFALFDGKTYDEVRDQVTDPVRADEPIDPEDFAAAVARPATQVTSDDEALQAMLVESFERWQIFLHPTQRKLVERRYNGPARVGGGPGTGKTIVALHRVAHLARQLPPGTDKPILLTTFNRNLAADLRTRLMALGGEELVARVDIVNIDRLASRVVSEARAGGSRRVVSDNEVPQLWTDFLVETGENGWDAEFLAAEWTQVILGQVLNSRTEYFKARRPNRGRSLNRMERDQIWRLTERFTTWLEARGVWTWRQIAERAARIEMDRAAANSGESSGSLYRPRYRHVVVDEAQDLSAAHWKMLRAMVASGPDDMFLTGDTHQRIYDNHVTLSSLGINIRGRSSRLTLSYRTTRQILADALQIMTGEVYDDLDGGPEDLAGYRSLLRGGQPVFRGAATWAQERDLIAEQLRDWGNPTDGSVAVCVPTREFAADVLGRLEADGLPAVEIGPDGPKQPDGIHVGTMHRFKGLEYQRMVIAGVSDGLVPRQLISRYRDTDPKRYQRERQRDRSLLFVAATRPRDELVVFWHGTPSPFLTSRLVQRQLP; from the coding sequence ATGAAGACCGGAGCGATGCTGCGGATGCTCGACCGGGCCGACAAGGAGGTCATGAAGCTCACCCGCGCCGACATCGGCGCGGTCTACGAGTTCATGCACAAGTTCCGCCACAACCCCGACAACCCGGGCCTCAAGCTCAAGTCCCTCAACGGCGACTCGCGGCTGATGTCCGCGCGGATCAGCCGGGACTATCGGGCGCTGCTGCTGCACATCGCCGCGCGGGACTACCTGCTCGTCGCGGTCAAGCACCGCAGCGAGGTGTACGACGACCTGAGCCGCTACGCGTACCGGATCAACCGGGTCACCGGCGGCATCGAGGTCGTCGACCTGGCGCCGGTCGGCGACAGCATCGTGGGCCGGGTCGTCTCCCCGGATTCGTCCGTGGCCCTTCCCGCAGTGGCTGATCCGTCCGTGGCCCTTCCCGCAGTGGCTGATCCGTCCGTGGTCGAGCCGTCGGTGGTCGAGCCGCAACCGGCGTCGAAGCCGCTGTTCGATCGCTACACCGACGTCCAGCTGCTGGAACTGGGCGTCGCCGAGCCACTGCTGCCACAGATCCGCGCCCTGACCACCGAGGCGGAACTGCTGGAACTGCTCGACCGGGCACCGCAACTCACCACCGACGTGCTCTTCGCCCTCTTCGACGGCAAGACCTACGACGAGGTACGCGACCAGGTCACCGACCCGGTCCGGGCCGACGAACCGATCGACCCCGAGGACTTCGCCGCCGCGGTGGCCCGGCCCGCGACCCAGGTGACCTCCGACGACGAGGCCCTTCAGGCGATGCTCGTGGAGTCCTTCGAACGGTGGCAGATCTTCCTGCACCCCACCCAACGCAAGCTGGTGGAGCGGCGCTACAACGGCCCGGCCCGGGTGGGTGGCGGACCGGGCACCGGAAAGACGATCGTGGCCCTGCACCGCGTCGCACACCTCGCCCGGCAGTTGCCGCCCGGCACGGACAAACCAATCCTGCTCACCACCTTCAACCGGAACCTCGCGGCCGACCTGCGTACCCGGCTCATGGCGCTCGGCGGTGAGGAACTGGTCGCCCGGGTCGACATCGTCAACATCGACCGGCTGGCCAGCCGGGTCGTCTCGGAGGCCAGGGCCGGCGGCAGCCGGCGCGTGGTCAGCGACAACGAGGTGCCGCAACTGTGGACCGACTTCCTGGTCGAGACCGGTGAGAACGGCTGGGACGCCGAGTTTCTGGCTGCCGAGTGGACCCAGGTGATCCTCGGTCAGGTGCTCAACTCCCGGACCGAATACTTCAAGGCCCGGCGACCCAACCGGGGACGCAGCCTGAACCGGATGGAACGCGACCAGATCTGGCGGCTCACCGAACGGTTCACCACCTGGCTGGAGGCCCGGGGCGTCTGGACCTGGCGGCAGATCGCCGAGCGGGCCGCCCGGATCGAGATGGACCGGGCCGCCGCCAACTCGGGCGAGTCCTCCGGCAGCCTCTATCGACCCCGCTACCGGCACGTGGTGGTGGACGAGGCGCAGGACCTCAGCGCGGCGCACTGGAAGATGCTGCGGGCGATGGTCGCCTCGGGCCCGGACGACATGTTCCTCACCGGCGACACCCACCAGCGCATCTACGACAACCACGTGACGCTGAGCAGCCTCGGCATCAACATCCGTGGCCGGTCCTCACGGCTGACGCTGAGCTACCGCACCACCCGACAGATCCTCGCCGACGCGCTACAGATCATGACCGGTGAGGTATACGACGACCTCGACGGCGGCCCGGAGGACCTGGCCGGTTACCGTTCGCTGCTCCGGGGCGGCCAGCCCGTCTTCCGGGGCGCGGCGACCTGGGCCCAGGAACGCGATCTGATCGCCGAGCAACTGCGGGACTGGGGCAACCCGACCGACGGTTCGGTGGCCGTCTGCGTACCGACCAGGGAGTTCGCGGCCGACGTGCTCGGCCGGCTGGAGGCCGACGGCCTGCCGGCGGTGGAGATCGGCCCTGACGGTCCCAAACAGCCCGACGGCATCCACGTCGGCACCATGCACCGATTCAAGGGTCTGGAGTACCAGCGGATGGTGATCGCCGGGGTGAGTGACGGGCTGGTGCCCCGACAGCTGATCAGCCGGTACCGGGACACCGATCCCAAGCGCTACCAGCGGGAGCGTCAGCGGGACCGGTCGTTGCTCTTCGTCGCCGCGACCCGCCCGCGTGACGAGTTGGTGGTCTTCTGGCACGGCACGCCCAGCCCGTTCCTCACCAGCCGCCTGGTCCAACGCCAGTTACCGTGA